In Aegilops tauschii subsp. strangulata cultivar AL8/78 chromosome 3, Aet v6.0, whole genome shotgun sequence, one genomic interval encodes:
- the LOC141043008 gene encoding uncharacterized protein: MGRLGPTSPPFVGLDKATLAAILDKAKAAGHIRGITPHLAGGVGISLLQYVDDTIIMVEGSDADISNLKFLLLCFQQMLGLKINFDKSDVMVMGYSPNECRSIANRLNCRLGSFPMTYLGTPISDSRLSVADLPPTVAKLQLRIEPWQGRWLSKAAQTILINSSLSRLLFLMIFYSLHETLHHEIAKVQARFFWAGDNNKQKYHMVSWPGICTPREQGGLGIM; encoded by the coding sequence ATGGGGAGATTGGGCCCTACTTCCCCACCCTTTGTGGGGTTAGACAAGGCGACACTTGCTGCCATCTTGGACAAGGCGAAGGCGGCGGGCCATATTCGAGGGATCACTCCCCATCTGGCCGGCGGGGTGGGGATCTCCCTCCTCCAGTATGTCGATGACACCATTATTATGGTGGAAGGCTCGGATGCGGACATCTCCAATCTGAagttcctcctcctctgcttccaACAGATGTTAGGCCTTAAGATCAACTTCGACAAGAGTGATGTGATGGTGATGGGCTACTCTCCTAACGAATGCCGGAGCATCGCCAACCGGCTTAACTGCCGATTGGGTTCCTTCCCCATGACCTACTTAGGGACTCCTATTAGTGACTCCCGGCTCTCCGTTGCCGACTTGCCGCCGACCGTGGCCAAGCTGCAGTTGCGCATTGAGCCTTGGCAGGGCCGGTGGCTGTCTAAGGCGGCCCAGACTATTCTCATCAACTCTTCCCTCTCCAGACTCCTGTTCCTCATGATCTTCTACAGCCTGCACGAGACTTTGCACCATGAGATCGCTAAAGTCCAGGCGCGATTCTTCTGGGCTGGTGACAACAATAAACAGAAGTACCATATGGTCAGTTGGCCAGGCATTTGCACGCCTCGGGAGCAAGGGGGCCTCGGGATCATGTGA